The following are encoded together in the Daucus carota subsp. sativus chromosome 5, DH1 v3.0, whole genome shotgun sequence genome:
- the LOC108219988 gene encoding protein ANTAGONIST OF LIKE HETEROCHROMATIN PROTEIN 1, which translates to MAPKKAKKDVKKAKKSTASGRTVVPVDTKLIDSDWWDVFWEKNSSTPGLVIPADEDEGFKYFFRMSKKTFQYICSLVREDLISRPPSGLINIEGRLLSVEKQVAIALRRLASGESQVIVGISFGVGQSTVSQVTWRFIEALEGRGKHHLKWPCSLRLAEIKSNFEASFGLPNCCGAIDATHIVMTLPAVETSGDWRDSVQNYSIFCQGIVDHELRFLDIVTGWPGGLTISLLLKYSGFYKLCQVSQRLNGTAKRLSEGVEVREFIVGGTHYPLLPWLITPYEKDNRSEATDEFTAIHDAARFLAVKAFSHLKGSWKILNTVLWRPDKKKLPSIIVVCCLLHNIIIDCGDSLLPDVPLSGHHDTGYVEQPCPQVDPRGKTMRDDLAKHLQLIKQKIE; encoded by the exons ATGGCTCccaagaaagcaaagaaagatGTAAAGAAGGCGAAGAAGAGCACAGCTAGCGGAAGAACAGTTGTTCCTGTAGACACCAAATTGATTGATTCTGATTGGTGGGATGTTTTCTGGGAAAAGAACTCTTCAACCCCAG GTTTAGTAATACCTGCCGACGAGGATGAAGGGTTTAAGTATTTTTTCCGTATGTCGAAGAAGACTTTTCAGTACATCTGTTCTCTTGTAAGAGAGGATCTTATTTCTAGACCTCCTTCAGGTCTGATTAACATTGAAGGAAGGCTTTTAAGTGTAGAAAAACAAGTCGCTATTGCTTTAAGAAGACTGGCATCTGGTGAATCACAGGTGATTGTTGGGATTTCTTTTGGAGTAGGTCAGTCAACTGTTTCTCAAGTGACTTGGAGATTTATTGAAGCGCTAGAAGGACGTGGAAAGCACCATCTCAAGTGGCCTTGCTCCCTTAGGCTGGCTGAAATCAAGTCCAATTTTGAGGCATCTTTTGGTTTGCCGAACTGCTGTGGAGCAATCGATGCGACACATATCGTAATGACCCTTCCTGCTGTTGAAACTTCAGGTGATTGGCGTGATAGCGTACAAAACTACAGCATATTTTGCCAGGGAATTGTTGACCATGAGTTGAGATTTCTTGATATTGTAACGGGCTGGCCTGGAGGATTAACTATCTCCCTGTTATTGAAGTACTCGGGATTTTATAAGCTCTGTCAAGTAAGTCAGCGTTTAAATGGAACTGCAAAAAGACTCTCCGAAGGAGTGGAAGTTCGCGAATTTATTGTAGGCGGAACCCACTATCCCCTTCTTCCATGGCTAATAACTCCTTATGAAAAGGACAACCGCTCAGAAGCTACGGATGAGTTTACTGCCATACATGATGCTGCGAGGTTTCTTGCAGTGAAGGCATTCTCACACTTAAAGGGCAGCTGGAAAATCCTAAACACAGTCTTGTGGAGACCTGATAAAAAGAAATTGCCCAGTATCATTGTGGTTTGTTGTTTGCTACACAATATCATTATTGACTGTGGAGACTCTTTGCTTCCAGATGTTCCATTGTCTGGTCATCATGACACTGGGTATGTCGAACAACCTTGTCCGCAAGTGGATCCACGTGGAAAGACCATGAGGGATGATTTAGCAAAGCATTTGCAGCTTATAAAACAGAAAATTGAATGA
- the LOC108219987 gene encoding sulfate transporter 3.1: MGNADIIDQQETPRCFAAVAIPAPQPFFESLKNDLKETFLPDDPLRQFKNQPQPRKLALGLQYVFPILEWAPRYSLNFFKADLIAGITIASLAIPQGISYAKLANLPPISGLYSSFVPPLIYAVMGSSRDLAVGTIAVASLMTASMLGKEVNATENPTLYLHLAFTATFFAGVFQASLGILRLGFIVDYLSHATIVGFMGGAATVVSLQQLKGILGLKHFTQSTDLVSVMRSIFSQMQQWRWESAVLGGIFLFYLLVARYCSKKRAKLFWMSAVAPLMSVIIGSLLVYFTHAEKHGIQVIGKLKEGLNPLSAMDLAFRSEYLPTAIKTGIITGVVALAEGIAVGRSFSMFSNYHIDGNKEMIAYGIMNIAGSCTSCYITTGPFSRTAVNFNAGCKSAVSNIVMALAVMLTLLFLTPLFHYTPIVVLSSIIVSAMLGLIEYSAALHLWDIDKFDFLVCMTAYFGVVFCSIEIGLILAVLLSVLRLLLFMTRPRTLVLGNIPDSKIYRSIDQYPNTDNVSGILILKIDAPIYFVNSSYLRERILRWINEEEDKQNSSDKSRLKYVILDMGGIADIDTSGTSMLEEVKSTLDRRGIKLVMANPGGEVLKKLNNAKLMAKVGQEWFFLTVGEAVEACNLMIHNSVSHQSESWINNVIDLV, translated from the exons ATGGGTAATGCAGACATCATAGATCAACAGGAGACACCGAGGTGTTTTGCAGCTGTAGCAATACCAGCACCGCAGCCATTTTTCGAGTCGCTGAAAAATGATCTCAAGGAAACTTTTCTTCCTGATGACCCTCTACGCCAATTTAAGAATCAACCACAGCCTCGAAAACTTGCACTAGGACTACAATACGTTTTTCCTATTCTGGAATGGGCTCCTCGTTACTCTTTAAATTTCTTTAAGGCTGATCTAATTGCAGGAATCACTATTGCTAGCCTAGCAATTCCTCAGGGAATTAGCTATGCAAAACTAGCCAACTTGCCACCCATAAGTGGCTTGT ACTCAAGTTTTGTGCCTCCCCTGATTTACGCGGTGATGGGAAGTTCAAGAGATTTGGCAGTTGGAACAATAGCCGTGGCATCGCTTATGACAGCTTCTATGTTGGGAAAGGAAGTTAATGCCACTGAGAATCCTACTCTTTATCTCCACCTTGCTTTTACAGCAACTTTCTTTGCAGGCGTGTTTCAGGCGTCTCTAGGAATTTTAAGGTTAGGATTCATAGTGGATTATCTATCGCATGCAACAATAGTTGGATTCATGGGAGGAGCAGCTACAGTTGTGAGCTTGCAGCAACTTAAGGGCATTCTCGGCTTGAAACATTTCACTCAGTCCACTGATCTTGTGTCTGTCATGCGTTCGATCTTCAGCCAAATGCAACAG TGGAGATGGGAAAGTGCAGTACTAGGTGGAATTTTTCTGTTTTATCTCCTTGTTGCTAGATACTGT AGCAAGAAACGAGCAAAGCTATTTTGGATGTCTGCAGTGGCTCCTTTGATGTCAGTTATCATCGGAAGTCTTCTTGTATACTTCACCCATGCTGAGAAACATGGCATACAAGTG ATAGGAAAGCTGAAGGAAGGACTGAACCCCCTATCAGCAATGGATCTTGCATTCCGGTCTGAATATCTGCCAACAGCCATCAAAACTGGGATAATCACCGGTGTTGTTGCTCTTGCT GAAGGCATTGCAGTTGGAAGAAGCTTTTCCATGTTTAGCAATTACCACATTGATGGTAACAAAGAGATGATTGCTTATGGCATAATGAATATTGCCGGTTCCTGCACTTCTTGCTACATCACAACTG GGCCATTTTCGCGAACAGCTGTCAACTTCAATGCAGGATGCAAGAGTGCAGtttcaaacattgttatggcATTAGCAGTAATGTTGACACTATTGTTCCTAACACCACTCTTCCATTACACCCCCATTGTTGTTCTTTCGTCTATTATCGTCTCTGCAATGCTAGGCCTCATCGAGTATTCTGCAGCTCTTCATCTCTGGGACATTGATAAATTCGACTTCCTAGTTTGCATGACTGCATACTTTGGTGTTGTTTTTTGTAGCATTGAGATTGGTTTAATCCTCGCG GTTCTTTTGTCTGTTCTAAGGTTACTGTTGTTCATGACTCGGCCAAGAACACTTGTCCTTGGAAACATCCCAGATTCCAAAATTTACCGAAGCATTGATCAGTACCCAAATACTGATAATGTTTCCGGAATTCTCATACTGAAAATCGATGCTcccatttattttgttaattctAGTTACTTAAGAGAAAG GATCTTGAGGTGGATTAATGAGGAGGAAGACAAGCAAAATTCTTCTGACAAATCTAGGTTGAAATATGTTATTCTCGACATGGGTG GGATTGCAGACATTGACACAAGCGGCACTAGCATGCTTGAAGAGGTCAAATCTACGTTAGATAGACGAGGGATTAAG CTGGTGATGGCTAATCCAGGAGGGGAAGTGTTAAAGAAGCTGAACAACGCGAAGTTGATGGCGAAAGTAGGGCAGGAGTGGTTCTTCTTAACTGTGGGAGAGGCTGTTGAGGCATGCAACTTGATGATTCATAACTCTGTTTCTCATCAATCAGAGTCATGGATCAACAATGTGATTGATCTTGTATAA